The genomic stretch CTACAATTGCAGAACAATTATCGATTGATACATCGgataaaattatagaaatcaaatacattgtgaaCGAGAATTGTCCTCCAATGGAGATTAGGAATGATATGGGGGTTCGTGCTTACATGGAAaccaaaaaggagaataaaaacttaggttcgtatcctttatgtataagcgtaagagatttcaatatggaattggcaATCAACAATGAAAGCACCAGTGCAGGTATGTTTGATTCGACATTGCAGAGAGTTATGGTGTTACTATGTtatctacaatattactacaattacctacaattaaactacaaagcTCACATAGTACTGAAAAGGATAAAGCAATGTTGCTTTCAAAATTATCTACATAGAAACTACATTTATGAATTTATTGTTTGCAGGTTCGTCTGGATCCCTAAACTTACTTGAATTTCCATCCTCACCAGCTATAGaggaatatcaaagtgaaataataactgaatCTTCGCAAACATATATTGAAGAAGGACAAGTTTACCAGGACAAGCAAAAAGTAGCTGCTGCAATGAAGAATTATTCAGTGATGCACAAGTTCCAGTTCAGAGTAAAAAGATCCAGTCATAGAAGGTATGTAGTTATTTGTGGATAATATATCAGCAAAATCAGTGTATGATTGAAGATAGGTGGGTTttataaattgtagttaaattgtagtcaGTTTGTAGTTAATTGTAGTTTTTTCATAAATTTGTGTAAATATTGTATTTCTTTTGTAGCTACTGGCTTATATGTGTTGCTGAAAGCTGTAAATGGCATTTCAAGGCAACGTCAATTAATGATTCGGCAATGTTCAAGATAAGAAGTTTCAGCCGTCAACACACATGCTGCCTAATGGACGAAACATTCATACAGCGCAAACGTACTGCAGCAGTACTTGGTAGCATGGTCGTTCCAAAGTATTGTGATCCTAAGACTGTTTACACACCAAAGGACATACAAACTGACATGTTATCCGAACATGGACTGAAcctaagctacatgcaagcatggagagcaaaggaaaaagctttacagtttttgagagggaatccgtgtgactcctacaacaaattacccaaatatttttatattcttgagaagaattatcctggtTCTGTTGTTAAATTGAAGAAGGCAGCAGATGATTGCTTCTTATacgcatttgttgctctttgtacaTCAATAAATGGTTGGCAACATTGTAGGCCGGTAGTAGTGGTTGATGGGACATTCTTAAAGTCAGCCTACAGGGGGATTATGCTGACAGCAAGCACCATGGATGCAGCAGGTAAATAATGGAATAATTTTGTACTTATTTGTAGACAGTCTTTAAAATGCAGTtaaattgtagttatgttgtagttattttgtagttatATAAAAGAATGTAGTTAGCATGTCTATATTTCTCAATATATATTGTAGTTGTTATTTAATCATATTTTATGTCTTAAAAATGTAGGTACTATTTTTCCCTTGGCATATGCTGTGGTTGATTCTGAAAACGACGCGTCTTGGAagtggttctttgagcaattcaaggaGGCATATGGTGAAAGACCTTCAATGTGTGTTGTTTCAGATAGGCATGAGAGTATACTGAAGGCAACATCAGTTGTCTATCCGGGATTGGCACACTACTCTTGCATGTGGCATATATGGACAAATAtaaggtcaaaattcaagaagggacatctacaattacatgaattgtactttgctacagcacggtcatacactatggatgaatttaatgaaaggatgttGAAGATTGAAGAGGTAGACCTGCGTGTAAAGTCTTACCTATAtgatattggctatcatagatggtCAAGAGTACATGCAACGGTGAATAGAACTTTTACTATGACGTCAAACATTGCCGAGTCGTTGAATGCTGTAACAAAAGATGCAAGAGAGCTTCCAATATTTGATCTATTTGAGTATATGAGGACTCTTCTTGAACGTTGGACAAAAGAAAAGTTATCGAAGGCAAAGGGTACTTTCACATACCTTGGTCACAAATACAACAAAGAATTGGAAGACAACAGTACATTATCTCAGAAACTAAgggtaagatatttttttttggtgCAGTAGAATCAAAAAAGTACTAGCTGCAGTTTTTCCAGATTGTAGTTAAACTGTAGTCAAATTGTCGGTAATAATAGTTTGTAGATGAGCTGTAATATATTTGTTGCTGATTTGTAGGTAAATTGTTGATAATCCATTTTAATGATtgatgtattattatttctgtttggtcttcaattgtaggtgagggcttcaacagatcatatacatactgtgttagatggtgtgaagcggtacattgtgtgtctagaaaacaagaaatgtagctgtggacaattccaacttgatgaacttCCATGTGCGCATGCTTTGGCAGCATTAAGGCATAGGAATGAAACATACGAAAACTATTGCTCTCCGTATTACACAAGGAAGAGCCTTCTGCTTACCTATGAAATGCCAGTAAATCCTCTTCCTGATGAAGGCAAATGGGAAGTGCCACAACATATTTTGGATGAGGTAGTAAAGCCACCGGCGGGAGATAAAAGGCAGCCAGGGAGACCTCACAAGGAAAGATATAAAACATTTGATGAAATAAAGTCAAAGAAATACAAGGTGTCATGTGGTAATTGTGGAggtgaagggcataacaaaagaaCTTGCAAGAATGCGCCGAAAAAGAAATGAATATCATGTAGTTAGAATAGTTATTCAAAATAAATGTTAGTGAGCTCAAATTATCGGATTTTCTTGTCTAATTGTTTAAGTTTTTGAAGATGAATAAGAAGTATAAACATCAATTTGTGTATCTGCACTATTTATGTTTTTATGTATTCTGTCAAGCATCTAAAGTTGTCTTTTTTTTATAGAATAGTTAAACTTTAATATTTACTGTATACAAAAAAACTGATATTAATAAAGAATGCATTCAACGTAAATTGTATCCAGATTGTAGTGAATATGTAGTTTAACTGTGTTAGAACTGTAGTCCTGTTATTCATATGTAGAGGAGTTGTAGTTAAAATGTAGTTTGACGTAGTTTAAATGtagataaattgaatttttttgatAAACCTTGTTGATTAAAAAATGGCTAAATTATTTATATGATTCctgtatttattttatctttctgCTGTGTAACAAATGACAGTTATATACAGATATTACTTGGCACTTGAAGGTATTTATAAAAATAACTTGAAGATTAAAGTCAAATTGTAAGACAAAGTTGTTGCTGTTAAAATGTAATCAGAGTACTAGAGTATAATGTAATCAACAAAAAGTGTTGTAGAAAACCAAAACGACATATTTCCTACATTGTTTTCCAATTCaactaccaaatttcacagaccaaACTAGGAACACAATAGTCTATTTCTTCTTTCGTTGCACTCTAGTCCTCTCGTTTTTTGCCGGAGCACCCTTCCTCCTTGCTAGCCTGCCAGTAACCTCACTCTCACTGATTGACCcatcttcttgcttctttgttGCATAGTCCCACAGTAGAGCTCCATAGCGTCTACGGTGTTGGTCAATATCAGAAAGATCTTCCTTTGGGATTGCCAAATCTCCAAGGCTAACATACTCCGCAAATGCAGccacaaatacaccacaatcgctgCATAAGATGAGAATTTTTCATTATATAACAaatgaattaaaataaaaaaattaaacataTAGAAAGGGAGATTATTTTTTTACACTGAGCCTTCCTTTTGTTGTGGAATCTCAGCAACCATCCATTGTATGTCGAGAGGGTCCGTAACTGGTTTTTCGATGTATGCCTTTGTGCTCTTGAAGTTAATGTCTTTACGTTTACCATAGAAACCAGTGCATGATAAATACAGAGGGATAATAATTGAAAACTTGTCAACCAATGTCTCTACTGTTTTATGACGGTTTGCTCTCACCATGGAATCATAAACATAAAGTTGTCTGTCCTTTATGTCAAAAACTAGCAACAACCAATGGAAGTTCTCTACAAGGTTCACAGGCATGAGCACATAGTCAACAAGATCCCAGGCAACATTAGCAAGAATTCTGTACCCAAGAATATATTCTCCAACATCATCCTCGGGTTTAACAACCGAATACCTTTGTTCCGGTGGAGAACTTATGAACTTGTCATAGATTCTTTCAATCTTTGTCTTGAACAAGCAATCCGTGGTTGTGAACCTAGTATTATTGTTGGGGCCATATTTGCCTCTTTTTCGCAGATAATACATAATAACATCAATGTGCTgccaaaatagaataaacatataCAATAAGGTACGGTGTAACCACACTTGTCTACAAGACAGCTACAGATTAACTACAATTTGAATTTATTAAAAACTCTAACAGATTGCTGCAAATTAGCTACACTATAACTACAGAAATATAACAGTTAGTCCAAGTTCCTCACAAAATGTAATTTAATTGTAGTTTGTATGAACCATAGTGAACAAGTACTATATGTACAATTGACCCATCAGACTACAAAACAACTACACATTAACTATATTTATGCACTGTCTACATTTATTCACTATACAGAGGAACAAATGAAACATACCACCTAACTTAAGCTCCCAAAAATCAGCAAGTTCAACCTACAGTTAATATTAATAGGCACAATCACAAgctctacaatattactacaaggTAACTACAGTTGTGGTACACGGAGATTTCAAGTCAGTCAAAAGTACCAAAAATCCAGTTTGTACATACAATCATCATCACATATGATACATAAGGTCCATAAAAAGCAAAATTTCACAGCTGAGACATAAATATAGTAACATATATATGTtgtctacaatattactacaattaCACATCATAGCTGAAAAATAAACTACAATTACACTACACAGCTGAAGACAAAACAGATATTGTGAATGATTATGTTCTTTATACTTACTGTGTTATTGATGACTTGTCCGGGGTGAGCAAGGTCATAAAACCAGTCCTTCTTATCAATCTTTTCacaaccaaaatccaaccaaggcttgatttggttatccTTCTTGGAAAAGTAATATTTCCTCCtgtaataacaaaaaaaagatgatcaaatacaaaaaatttaCAAAATGAATTACAATTTTAAAGTATAAAAATGGTGAACAGACAGTGTAAAATGAAGCATTCATACCTCCTAGATACTTTATCACTACGAATGTATAACCAGTTGGTGAACCTTTCTGTCAATTCAGGATCTACATTTTCACCTATGACACTTGTGAAGGGGTGCTTGAGGTAAAAAAATTT from Nicotiana sylvestris chromosome 12, ASM39365v2, whole genome shotgun sequence encodes the following:
- the LOC104233826 gene encoding uncharacterized protein yields the protein MSKIPIMLKSNGNWDNYGRFRDFEVDAIVVDDNANYGILSSTIAEQLSIDTSDKIIEIKYIVNENCPPMEIRNDMGVRAYMETKKENKNLGSYPLCISVRDFNMELAINNESTSAGSSGSLNLLEFPSSPAIEEYQSEIITESSQTYIEEGQVYQDKQKVAAAMKNYSVMHKFQFRVKRSSHRSYWLICVAESCKWHFKATSINDSAMFKIRSFSRQHTCCLMDETFIQRKRTAAVLGSMVVPKYCDPKTVYTPKDIQTDMLSEHGLNLSYMQAWRAKEKALQFLRGNPCDSYNKLPKYFYILEKNYPGSVVKLKKAADDCFLYAFVALCTSINGWQHCRPVVVVDGTFLKSAYRGIMLTASTMDAAGTIFPLAYAVVDSENDASWKWFFEQFKEAYGERPSMCVVSDRHESILKATSVVYPGLAHYSCMWHIWTNIRSKFKKGHLQLHELYFATARSYTMDEFNERMLKIEEVDLRVKSYLYDIGYHRWSRVHATVNRTFTMTSNIAESLNAVTKDARELPIFDLFEYMRTLLERWTKEKLSKAKGTFTYLGHKYNKELEDNSTLSQKLRVRASTDHIHTVLDGVKRYIVCLENKKCSCGQFQLDELPCAHALAALRHRNETYENYCSPYYTRKSLLLTYEMPVNPLPDEGKWEVPQHILDEVVKPPAGDKRQPGRPHKERYKTFDEIKSKKYKVSCGNCGGEGHNKRTCKNAPKKK